The nucleotide sequence GACAGTTCTCACAAAGATGACGAGATGGAAATTCAGTCTGATCTAGGATCAAAACTAGAAACAAAGGTAAAgcaaagtaaaaagaaaaagaagataaaacaaaaagatGTAACCAGGAATATAGGAAGTGATAGTGGCAAGAATCATTACAGTGAAGATGACGAAAATAATCAAGTATCCAAACCAGGCAAGAaaacgaaacaaaaaaaagtgaaaggcACGAAAGCTAAGACCAATGTAGAACGGAAAAATGATAGTAATAAAAGTAATGATAGTGAGGATGAAggaattgaaatatattctagTAATCAAGTATCCAAACCAGGCAAGAAAGCGaagcaaaacaaaaaaatgaaaagcatGAAAGCTAAAATCAATACAGAAGGTGAAAAtgatagtaataaaaataattatagtgaggatgaagaaaatgaaatatattctaataatcAAGTAGCAAAACCTGGTAAGAAaacgaaacaaaataaaaaagtgaaaagcacGAAAACTAAGATCAATATAGAAAGTGAAAATGATAGTAATAATGAGGatgaagaaatggaaatatattcCAATAATCGAGCCAAAGTAGGCAAGAAAGCGAAGCAAAgcaaaaaaacgaaaagcATGAAATCTAAGAccaatataaaaagtaaaagtgaAAGTGAAAGTGATAACGATATGTTATTTAATGGCAATGATGATGAAACTGAAGAAGATGAAAATGAACAAATGGATGAGGAAGATGAAGAGAATACGAGCGAAGATGACAATCAATTGCTCTCTACAGCAAAATCAAAGAAAAACTTgaagaaaaggaaacaaaCATTTATGGAGGATAACACAGAAAGTGACAGTGAAGAAATGGCATCCAGTGACGAGGAGGAATCTGTTGAAGACGAGCAAATGGACGAAGATGAAGAGGAAAATGATGAGAGTGACGATGATGATTTACTTCCAATAGAAAAAGCTaataagaaattgaaaaagaagaaagagaaggaagagtGAGTGAATTTTcagttactttttttatactataatttttcttttaaagatttttcaaaatactatttttatactaatttttctcttaattaattttttttattttttattaaataggaAGCTTGCCGAGGAAGAAATGGATGATATGATGGCACATCAAAGTGTGTTCTCTTTTCCGACCGAGGAAGAACTTGCCAATGTTACTAGCTTAAAAGATATTCAGCAACGAATACGAGATGTCATTATGGTATTGTCAGATTTCAAGAGATTGCGGGATGAAAATAGATCGCGTTCTGAATATACCGAACTGCTCCGACGGgatttatgtacatattacaGTTATAATGATTTCCTAATGGAAAGATTGATGCAAATATTCCCGCTGGACGAGctattagaatttttagaaGCGAGCGAAGTGCAAAGACCTATGACTATCCGCGCGAATACTTTGAGAACGCGACGACGTGATCTAGCTGAGGTAggtttatatctatattatagactaaatcaatattatttttgtatcctTAGTAATTTACTTATAATGTCGAATCTATTTTCAGGCCCTCATCAACAGGGGTGTCAATCTCGACCCAATAGGAAAATGGACAAAGATTGGTCTAGTGGTGTATTCCTCACAAGTGCCTATGGGCGCAACACCAGAATATCTAGCTGGGCATTATACTATACAAGGTGCTTCCAGCTTCTTGCCCGTAATGGCATTGGATccaaaagaaaatgaaagaatcCTCGACATGTGCGCTGCACCAGGTGGTAAAGCCTCGCACATTGCTGCTATGATGAAAAATACCGGAACGGTATTCGCTAACGACGTAAATAAAGAACGATTGAAGGCTGTCGTTGGCAATTTCCACAGGCTCGGTATTGTCAATTCTATAATCTGCAGTTACGACGGACGAAAATTCCCTACGGTAAGAAAATCTTTCTTCCGTTAGTCTCTATAGCTCGCTGTAAAGATTATGgtttcaaaattaatgaatgtGACAATTTTCAGATCATGAAAGGCTTCGACAGAGCTTTGTTGGATGCCCCGTGTACAGGTACAGGAGTAGTCGCGAAAGATCCCAGTGTGAAGGTGAATAAGGCGGAAGTGGACATCCAACGCTGTTGCACATTACAAAGAGACCTGTTATTAGCTGCAATTGATTGTGTTAATGCACGTTCGGAATCAGGTGGTATTATCGTTTATTCCACTTGCTCGATTCTACCGGAGGAGAACGAGTGGATTGTCGATTACGCTCTTAAAAAGCGCGACGTCAGGTTACTGCCTACCGGCCTGGAATTTGGAACCGATGGCTTCACGAGCTACAGGCAACATCGATTTCACCCCTCGCTGAAATTAACTAAACGATTTTATCCGCATGTACATAATATGGATGGTTTTTTTGTAGCAAAACTGCAAAAATTCTCCAACAATGTTCTTAGTCAGAAAGTTGTGGAGGAAGAAATGTccgattaaaattttcttaaaaatttgttcaacaattttttttataatcagaTTACAGGAATGCtattattacatacaattattattatagcatTACTTTATCTCatttacatatacaatttttgttaatttttcaatagtaatgaataataatggataatataaaatatatatatatatagagaaagaattcacattttatatcacatgtgtatataaatacacagCTTTCTACAATTACTTCActtatcattaatatgtatattgcctGTTAATAATTGGCGAGATAAAACTGTTATGAAAAGTTACTCGTGAAAAtaaggaaataatatttataatttcattacatATTTTCATTGTTATACATTCATCAGtggaaaaaaatactttttaattgtttctcaCAAAGCCTCTTCACTTCATCTATAATAAACAGAAAGATTATTAGGCAATCATGAGTTCAAACGCATAGAATATATTGTACTTACCATCAATTTCTATAATACTCGCACTTTTCTGCTGTATgacaacaaaaaattctctcaaATTAGACAACTTTCCAATAACCCAATAATCACTTATGgtctttataattatttctccgGCTTCCTTCATTCTAAAAGTCAATTGATTAACAATAATTCTCATTAACGCATGTGTTTAATGAATTTTGGAAACGTACCTGTTCCTATCGTATATATCAGTAATGATCCTCAATACCTCAGGTGTGGTAAGTACATTAGAGCAACGTCTATTATCTAAATGTATCGTACTTTTGTACGCTAAATTcaacttattaaaatacagatacTTCGTACACGATTCCGGCGTGACTATTACATGTTTAGAACATTGCTCAGCTACAGAGCTAACTAATGTGGTTAATTGTGGCCCCAGAAAACTGTCTAAGCTTTTgaagaaatcaattaataaactaGTTTTTTctggaaagtaaaaaaaaatattaatattttaattttcacgttGATAAAACAATGTAgttaataatagttaatatattttagttttgaCTTACTATCGACGAAGAGACATATTGTAGCGCTTAGGGCTCGATACACTACTAGGTACAACGACACAGGTTTAGTAGAGTAGTTGATAAAAACTTTTGGCGATTTTCCAATTAAACTGGGCTCGTTAACGCTAGCAGGTCCGGTAACAAatctaaaacaaaatatttttaatgacatttttacTGCAACCTCCATTTAAATTGCaacgaaaatataaaatctgttcTTACTTTCCATAGTGTGAAGTAGTGAACGGTGAGGGAGAGTTTCTAGGTATTGAGCCTCCATGCAACTCTTTTTCAAGATGAGCCGGCAAAAGAGTACtcactaaataattataaactacTTGCATGTCCTCGGGTTCTAAGCCGCTCCTAAATCACACGTcgcataaattttgtataaaaaagtattcaaAATATGCTTTATGTTAGAGAAAGAATGTATGCCTTGACTTACCAAACAACTTGGTCATTATAAAGAAATGCTGTGTATTTTACTTGTGTAAACATAGCTTCTACAAGATTCATAAAGCATTGCACTTTGAGAAACGTAATCTTGTCAAGAGGTAAGAATTGTAGACCTTGAAAAACGTCTAGTATATCACTATTACTCAGTTTTAATGAAAGTAGATACTGAAACAAATCGAAAGTGAGATAAAGTAAGGATACATATCCTAGCATACATGTGTCTAGCTTATTTagtttacatttaataaacaaatgtgCATTTGCTTACTcgtgaataaaaatgttccagTTTAAGCTTTAACAGCATCACAGAACCACATTCAGGATCGTTAATGATAGTTTCAAAGGAACCCATGAATAATCTAAACATCATATATGTCTGCTTTAATATAGCTTGGCAAACACTGCTGGATATCTCGTCATTCTGATACTTATTACCgtctctttctttataaatgtatGGTACACCAACAATCTGTAGAATATCAATATAGTTAATTTGTAACTCACCctaattgaattaaatgaTTACTATTCATGTTGCCCTATCTGTTATAACATCTTAAAGTACGTACCATTACCATCCAGAAATTAGGCTCTGGTTGATAGTATATCTGACGTGTTTTGTGTGTATGGCAATAGTCACATGGCTGCCCAGGGTTGAAAGATCTGTAATATGATTTCTCTCGTGACACCATTCTTCATGGAGATACATAATTGCGATACATACTCTGTAAACTTGATTATCGCTTCGCTGAGCCCTATGTTCTTGATTTGAGCATCGAGGTCCTTCTCCGGATAGTAATACAATATCTTCTTTTCCTcctaataagaaaaaaaaaacatgtttacATCACAGgcaacttatttaaattagaaaaatatcacACTCTGCATACATATCCCTGTATACTtgcctctccctctttcttcgCATAAGTgccattaaaaatgtaaaagtgtTCCAACGTGATCTCGGGCTTGGAAGTCATTCTATGAGTTTAAGTGAAGTAATCAAGCTATTGTAAACAGTACAAGAATTCGGTTCATTGAGACTGCTGAAAACAGGGATCTTGTCAAAAGGATTAGTTGATTCTGGAGACCTCACTCGATAAAAGCACCAAGCTCCAGGCTCCAGATTCaattgtgtatgtgtgtatggtatgtgcagagagaaagaaacctcagaaacctgagagaggccatccctgTCTTTTTACTGGGGAcacattttccgacgcgccgcctgagaaagtgcgccTCATttacgtcgtttcgctcggtaactgcacatggtttgcgtccgtgctaatggtttGTGTCCGAACTACCCAGctggaggggatatgctggctgcggcgcggcggtcgcGCTCGGCGCCCGGcacgtttttatataaaaactcgaaaattttactttgaccatttttccaaaaaatcgctCTGTAACAGCTTGAAGGCTAGCTGATTACGAATATGATAGTTAAAAAAGTGcgattttctcattattttggCCGTAATACGGATTTTACGATtctagtaataataaatgactCGATCCTATCGACCCTTATAATTCAGACTTTGCATCGTAATATCtacgctcgtagggcacgtagcggaaaaataaaaacactctTATATAAatcgaccccaagctatcgatcaagcctacttagaacttaatccgttcactcgttatgcctgatctacaatagctgtagtaagttgtagtaagcctcaagatgtaagaaattgaccaatcacagtcgatcattctcctcacattcgcctgtaattggtcaatttcttacggcttgaggcttactatgagcttactacagctattgtagatcgggcattattgtgagatctcaaaatctcgggtactcgcaactcgtgcgttcgcgtaaaagagtcacggtgcgttTCGGtccgcgcgtacttggcgtaagacactaccgtgtctctttgatatacatattctcAAGCTTTCTTTTTCAACACATCTCTACTTTCTTGGAATATCGCTTCACAATCgctttcaattaattattttttctcgaaattattttttatatacgatatGTATACCGAACATTTAATTAGTTCGAATGGAGTTTTAATTTACCCGTGCTTCAATTCAGTGCCGCGTTTATAGATATTGCTGGGTTcgatctaaatatttatatcagtcTCCTAGTTTTGGTGTtatcaattttgttaatatagcTATCTGTTTTTACGCAACCAGAATTCCTTGGTTCGCTCGGCCAGTCCACGTACGCTACCAACGTCGCAGCATTCAccgcaaaatttaaatacctATAACTCTAACGCACCAATGGTATCAACATTCGATTTATTCTTTCACTTCACTATGGACACCAGTAGTGATAAGTTTATGTTCAGCAATTTCTTTTTGACAATATTCGCGAAATTTGTTTGATGTGAAAGCGATATTCCTCTGTCCGAGATAATCCTTTTCGGATTTTCAAAAATAGCagccaatttatttaatttatataaaacctCTGTTAATCTAGTTGATCGTATTCCGAAAAGccatacaaaattttgaaaatgcaTCCACGACTACAAAAATATgacgatatctttttttagttgAAGACTGTGGTCCAAGATGatcaatatgataaatttcgATAGAATTGTAGAGCAAAGTAGAATATAACCGGGTAcccctctttttttaattttttattaaaccaaAGAAGGAGTATACATAGGCCAACCTAAAAACGCAGCCTATTGGTCGACCGGGTATCTCTATTTCTTCGTGACAGGTGCTGCTATCCTCGGTTAAATCGTGTTATTAATTGTGTTAATGCCCACGTGCgcacgatatttttctttgggAAAAGTGCAAAGTTTTCGAACCAGAAAATCAATATCGgaacaataataaaacgagCCGTCGTAGACTCTTTCAACACATAGCATCTCTATAGAAAAACTCGGTAAGTGCAGCACTGCATTCTGTACGTATTAGAGAGTATATCGCACTAATTTTGATCTTTACTTTGTACGGCGAAATGTACAGCCGCCGTGTTTATTATTCTTCTCGTGTTGAGGCAAAACCGAGTAGGGAAGACCGGGGCTAGAGAACACACGGGTTAGTTGTCACAAAGCTTATATCTCACTTAATAGATGAAGTATAATATTCTTCTCTATAGTGTAGGTTGCTCCTATCGTGTTAGTCGGGTGTACGAAATAGCtcgtttcaaaaatatcgcATGTGATATTTACTAGcattctttttaattgtacGTGGTAAATAAACTATTCTTacctctatttttattattccgtTGGTTTTTGGAATTACTAAtcgcaatttctttttagtcATAAGAATTATTGtagttttagataattttcCCTGTATTTAATTAACCGTCATTGCAacatagtttataaatataattttctctgtTTAAAATGACCGTTCGAGGTAAGTTGTCTCAAATGAGATGGGATTCAAAGTTTATGAGAattactattttcttttttactctAAGTTTATGAGAGAATTGTATTATAGGGTAgacttccgaaaacggcccccctccgatttcgatgaaactttgtgaaaagcttcgttttgggttaaaatgaaagcccttaaaaggaattttggcgactcctatgataaagccatttttttagataaaatgataaaaaatataggaaaatcttcgtaattctacaggatgttataaattgaatatatactgtttgtatttaatgatttaatgtttttattatatacttacagcagaatacataaataatatgctttgtaatatattacactttccacgcgaaccgaggttcacgcacactcccccgtgctttcgggggaggtgcggtagtcccgaaatagttcacgcatacactttccacgcgaaccgaggttcacgcacaccccccccgtgctttcgggggaggtgcggtagtcccgaaatagttcacgcatacactttccacgcgaaccgaggttcacgcacacccccccccccgtgctttcgggggaggtgcggtagtcccgaaatagttcacgcatacactttccacgcgaaccgaggttcacgcacaccccccccgtgctttcgggggaggtgcggtagtcccgaataaatcattaaatacaaacagtatatattcaatttataacatcctgtagaattacgaagattttcctatattttttatcattttatctaaaaaaatggctttatcataggagtcgccaaaattccttttaagggctttcattttgacccaaaacgaagcttttcacaaagtttcatcgaaatcggaggggggccgttttcggaagtttatccgtattatattacaaagttcatgaaaattattaatttttcgtttaattcatactgcaatatattattaagttgAATCTACAAGAAACTGTTACTGACTTTAgtgactttaataaaatattaaaccagGAATTATTTGTCGTATATTTCCTCTATATGAAAGATACGTGATAATCAATCCGGAGTCATATGAAAACCAACCCTGGGAATGGGGTAAGTTGTCACATTTGCACGTTTCTACTTAgaattttgtgtataaatataaataagtcaaatattttttttcttacaccTAAATAAGGACGTAGCTGCATCATAAGGTAGTAGtacgatattataaaatattgctaacatttttttttaaatcagtgtttaaaaaatgtgacaacTATAGCCTTGGTCTTCCTTTTATTCCGGATTTGACCCACATCTCATACAATGGAAAAAGAAACAGTCGTCTATTATTAGgtggaaataattttggaacaattacttttacatttacaacgaaattgaaattttatacaacCAATCGCAAATTTCTacaaatttgtgaaaattgtagaaattcatggtaaattgcaataaattatagtgagttgtaaaaagtatttaaaattttttacaagtttcaacaaatttttacgaaCATTTTTATGAGGATGTAGTAAATTGCACaagttgtaaaaaatgtctaattttaaaaaattctacaacttTTTATGAACTTTTTTATAGTAATGTTTAACtattttagtaatattataactatttgcaactatctacatttttttacacagcATTAAACAAGTTAAACAAGTTTCACGTAAAaggcatttaaattttttatgtcagcACATTCCCTGTGATACGTggctaatatattttttagcattatGAGTTCATACAAGATTCAAtactatttttctatttttatgcaaaaatacaagtcgtataaagttataataaatcgtaAGAAATGTTCactattttctacattttaaaacaattatgttgtaaattgacgtattctttttaatacttCTTTTAGTACTCATCTTCACTTTTGGAAGCGTTTTACTATATCGtagagaaaataaacagtttgcaagttgatttaaataagtttatttacTTCGAAAtacttcaaaaaataattgcaaagtatagtttatttattaatcctgtaaataccataaaaaattttactcacaaattaaaaattatctatttgcataaatatacatatcctaataaaatataaaacttaataatttttattatttaataatttaatattgaataaaaaatataaaaatacataaaaaaataaaaaatactttccttatcttataaaatatatttctttttgttagaTGCAATAGATCACActcataaaaataactaaatgaGATATAACAacaacttataaatatataataattttctaattttttaatccttATCAATAAGCAGCATactttattgtaaaatgttaaacgTATCGCGTATTTACCTCTAAAAAGTTGTAGTTGCATAAAAACTTTCTacttgaatttatgaaaaagtacAAACATGGCACAAATCGCAtagtttaatgtaaaaattacgtaaaagtaaaaaaaaaagttgtaattACATCATAAGAAATTGAagttttcacataatttttgcgtgaaaaattgtaaaattatttctagcaggttatttattcttacaataattggacaaaaatatttttaaaaatatcatttattattatttttctgttagatataaaaatggcaCGAAATTATAAGAAGACTGAAGACCCGAGTTGGTCTGAGGAAAACATGGCTGCAGCAACCAAAGATGTTATGAAGAACAACATAAGCTACAAAGATGCTGCTGATAGCCATAAAGTTCCTGTATCTACTCTGCGCGATAGGATAATGAAAGCTAAAAAGGAAGGTCTGTCTTCTTTAGAAGCTGCCCAGAAAAAGCAGAGCTGGTCTAGTGAAAATATGGCCGCAGCAATCGAAGATGTTATGAAGAAGAATATAAGATACACAGAAGCTGCTGATAGCCATAATGTTCCTGTGTCTACTCTGCGCGATAGGATAACAAAAGCTAAAAAGGAAGGTCTGTCTTCTTTAGAAGCTGCCCATAAAAAGCAGAGCTGGTCTAATGAAAATATGGCCGCAGCAATCGAAGATGTTATGAAGAAGAATATAAGATACACAGAAGCTGCTGATAGCCATAAGGTTCCTCGATCTACTCTGCGCGATAGGATAACGAAAGCTAAAAAGGATGGTCTGTCTTCTATAGAAGCTGTCCAGAAAAAGCAGAGCTGGTCTAATGAAAATATGGCCGCAGCAATCGAAGATGTTATGAAGAACAACATAAGCTACAGAGATGCTGCTGATAGCTATAATGTTCCTCGATCTACTTTATACGGTAGGATAACAAAAGCTAAAAAAGAAGGTCTGTCTTCTATAGAAGCCGCAGAGAAAAAGCAGAGCTGGTCTAATGAAAATATGGCCGCAGCAATCGAAGATGTTATGAAGAAGAATATAAGATACACAGAAGCTGCTGATAGCCATAAGGTTCCTCGATCTACTTTGTACGTTAAGGTAAAGGAAGCTGAAAGGGAAGGTCTGTCTCTTTTAGAAGCTGTCCCGAGAAGATTAGGTAGTTGTAAAACTTTTTCAGAGGCTCAAGAAAAGGAATTTGTAAAACACATACTGGTTTTAAAAGAAAGGTTATTTGGCCTTACTTCAATAGATATACGCACACTCGCATTTGAATTTGCTGAAAAAAACAACATTCCACATATGTTCAAcaaggaaaaggaaagagcaGGGGAAAAATGGTTCTACAGTTTCCTCAGCAGGCATAAGCAATTATCGCAAA is from Temnothorax longispinosus isolate EJ_2023e chromosome 10, Tlon_JGU_v1, whole genome shotgun sequence and encodes:
- the LOC139820208 gene encoding uncharacterized protein, giving the protein MGRKAKFDKDSKVPSGHGRKAKKQSDPTFPKGVLIKESNKLGHRQMQRAKKRLLKNQQLKENAKKLLKKKTNMEEQIQLKNKEDILNQQKQKKEKKVKFVNDSSHKDDEMEIQSDLGSKLETKVKQSKKKKKIKQKDVTRNIGSDSGKNHYSEDDENNQVSKPGKKTKQKKVKGTKAKTNVERKNDSNKSNDSEDEGIEIYSSNQVSKPGKKAKQNKKMKSMKAKINTEGENDSNKNNYSEDEENEIYSNNQVAKPGKKTKQNKKVKSTKTKINIESENDSNNEDEEMEIYSNNRAKVGKKAKQSKKTKSMKSKTNIKSKSESESDNDMLFNGNDDETEEDENEQMDEEDEENTSEDDNQLLSTAKSKKNLKKRKQTFMEDNTESDSEEMASSDEEESVEDEQMDEDEEENDESDDDDLLPIEKANKKLKKKKEKEEKLAEEEMDDMMAHQSVFSFPTEEELANVTSLKDIQQRIRDVIMVLSDFKRLRDENRSRSEYTELLRRDLCTYYSYNDFLMERLMQIFPLDELLEFLEASEVQRPMTIRANTLRTRRRDLAEALINRGVNLDPIGKWTKIGLVVYSSQVPMGATPEYLAGHYTIQGASSFLPVMALDPKENERILDMCAAPGGKASHIAAMMKNTGTVFANDVNKERLKAVVGNFHRLGIVNSIICSYDGRKFPTIMKGFDRALLDAPCTGTGVVAKDPSVKVNKAEVDIQRCCTLQRDLLLAAIDCVNARSESGGIIVYSTCSILPEENEWIVDYALKKRDVRLLPTGLEFGTDGFTSYRQHRFHPSLKLTKRFYPHVHNMDGFFVAKLQKFSNNVLSQKVVEEEMSD
- the Ccz1 gene encoding vacuolar fusion protein CCZ1 homolog, translating into MTSKPEITLEHFYIFNGTYAKKEGEEEKKILYYYPEKDLDAQIKNIGLSEAIIKFTESFNPGQPCDYCHTHKTRQIYYQPEPNFWMVMIVGVPYIYKERDGNKYQNDEISSSVCQAILKQTYMMFRLFMGSFETIINDPECGSVMLLKLKLEHFYSRYLLSLKLSNSDILDVFQGLQFLPLDKITFLKVQCFMNLVEAMFTQVKYTAFLYNDQVVWSGLEPEDMQVVYNYLVSTLLPAHLEKELHGGSIPRNSPSPFTTSHYGKFVTGPASVNEPSLIGKSPKVFINYSTKPVSLYLVVYRALSATICLFVDKKTSLLIDFFKSLDSFLGPQLTTLVSSVAEQCSKHVIVTPESCTKYLYFNKLNLAYKSTIHLDNRRCSNVLTTPEVLRIITDIYDRNRMKEAGEIIIKTISDYWVIGKLSNLREFFVVIQQKSASIIEIDDEVKRLCEKQLKSIFFH